Proteins from a genomic interval of Diaminobutyricimonas aerilata:
- a CDS encoding CarD family transcriptional regulator yields MLFEVGETVVYPHHGAATITEVKTRVIKGEEKTYLKLNVTQGDLTIEVPADNVDLVGVRDVIGKEGLDRVFEVLRAPFTEEPTNWSRRYKANLEKLASGDVIKVSEVVRDLWRRDQDRGLSAGEKRMLAKARQILISELALAEKTDEEQASTVLDEVLAS; encoded by the coding sequence ATGCTTTTCGAGGTCGGCGAAACCGTCGTTTACCCGCACCACGGTGCAGCAACCATCACCGAGGTGAAGACCAGGGTCATCAAGGGTGAAGAGAAGACCTACCTGAAGCTCAACGTGACGCAGGGCGACCTGACGATCGAGGTTCCGGCCGACAACGTCGACCTCGTCGGCGTGCGCGACGTGATCGGCAAGGAGGGCCTCGACCGCGTGTTCGAGGTGCTGCGCGCCCCCTTCACCGAGGAGCCCACCAACTGGAGCCGCCGCTACAAGGCCAACCTCGAGAAGCTCGCCTCCGGCGACGTCATCAAGGTGTCCGAGGTCGTGCGCGACCTGTGGCGTCGCGACCAGGACCGCGGGCTCTCCGCCGGCGAGAAGCGCATGCTCGCGAAGGCGCGTCAGATCCTGATCTCCGAGCTGGCCCTCGCCGAGAAGACCGACGAGGAGCAGGCCTCGACCGTGCTCGACGAGGTCCTCGCCTCCTGA
- a CDS encoding response regulator transcription factor: MTRILIVEDESSLSEPLAFLLSREGYETTIAADGPSALVEFDRAGADLVLLDLMLPGLPGTEVCRELRTRSNVPIIMLTAKDSEVDIVVGLELGADDYVTKPYSTRELLARIRAVLRRHVESDGPGDGILEAGDVRMDVERHTVSVAGKETPMPLKEFELLELLLRNAGRVLTRGQLIDRVWGADYFGDTKTLDVHIKRIRSKIEKVPSDPQLLVTVRGLGYRFEA, encoded by the coding sequence ATGACCAGGATCCTCATCGTCGAAGACGAGTCGTCGCTCAGTGAGCCGCTCGCCTTCCTGCTCAGCCGCGAGGGGTACGAGACGACCATCGCCGCCGACGGGCCGAGCGCCCTCGTCGAGTTCGATCGTGCCGGCGCAGATCTCGTGCTGCTCGACCTCATGCTGCCCGGCCTGCCCGGCACGGAGGTGTGCCGCGAGCTGCGCACCCGCTCGAACGTGCCGATCATCATGCTGACCGCGAAGGACAGTGAGGTCGACATCGTCGTGGGACTCGAGCTCGGCGCCGACGACTACGTCACGAAGCCGTACTCGACGCGTGAGCTGCTCGCCCGCATCCGCGCCGTGCTGCGCCGCCACGTCGAATCCGACGGGCCGGGCGACGGCATCCTCGAGGCCGGTGATGTGCGGATGGATGTCGAGCGTCACACCGTGTCGGTCGCGGGCAAGGAGACCCCGATGCCGCTCAAGGAGTTCGAGCTGCTCGAGCTGCTGCTGCGCAACGCGGGCCGCGTGCTCACCCGCGGGCAGCTCATCGACCGCGTGTGGGGTGCTGACTACTTCGGCGACACCAAGACCCTCGACGTGCACATCAAGCGCATCCGTTCGAAGATCGAGAAGGTGCCCTCCGACCCGCAGCTGCTCGTGACGGTGCGCGGCCTCGGCTACCGCTTCGAGGCGTAG
- the rlmB gene encoding 23S rRNA (guanosine(2251)-2'-O)-methyltransferase RlmB, protein MAKPGRPGARKGKKGATVGSGGQGRQALEGKGPTPKAEDRTWHPAGKRKAAQERLEAARSRSGKGGTDAPRARAPRKSSDDAEMVTGRNSVVEALRAKIPATTLYMATRLEMDDRVREVLALANRRGIPVLEVMRPELDRLTGPDSVHQGLALKVPPYEYAHPLELLDAAINRGQTPLLVALDGVTDPRNLGAIIRSVGAFGGHGVIVPQRRSVGVTASAWKTSAGAAARVKVAMAANLTQTLKALKERGVFVLGLDGGGDVDLPGLGFATEPIVIVTGSEGKGLSRLVTETCDAVVSVPISSDVESLNAGIATSVALYEVSKLRAEAAARR, encoded by the coding sequence ATGGCTAAGCCGGGGCGCCCAGGCGCACGCAAGGGCAAGAAGGGCGCGACCGTCGGGTCGGGCGGACAGGGGCGTCAAGCGCTCGAGGGCAAGGGCCCCACTCCGAAGGCGGAGGACCGCACCTGGCACCCGGCCGGCAAGCGCAAGGCCGCTCAGGAGCGTCTCGAGGCGGCCCGGTCACGCTCGGGCAAGGGCGGTACGGATGCGCCCCGCGCGCGTGCCCCGCGCAAGTCCTCGGACGACGCCGAGATGGTGACCGGTCGCAACTCGGTCGTCGAGGCGCTGCGGGCGAAGATCCCCGCGACGACGCTGTACATGGCGACGCGACTCGAGATGGACGACCGCGTGCGGGAGGTGCTCGCGCTCGCCAATCGTCGCGGCATCCCGGTGCTCGAGGTCATGCGTCCGGAGCTCGACCGCCTCACCGGTCCGGACAGCGTGCACCAGGGGCTGGCGCTCAAGGTGCCGCCGTACGAGTACGCGCACCCGCTCGAGCTGCTCGACGCGGCGATCAACCGCGGTCAGACCCCGCTGCTCGTCGCTCTGGACGGCGTGACGGACCCGCGCAACCTCGGCGCGATCATCCGCTCGGTCGGCGCGTTCGGCGGGCACGGTGTCATCGTGCCGCAGCGCCGCTCGGTCGGCGTGACGGCGTCGGCATGGAAGACCTCTGCCGGAGCGGCGGCCCGCGTGAAGGTCGCGATGGCCGCGAATCTCACGCAGACGCTCAAGGCGCTCAAGGAGCGCGGCGTGTTCGTGCTGGGCCTCGACGGCGGGGGCGACGTGGACCTGCCGGGCCTCGGCTTCGCGACCGAGCCGATCGTGATCGTCACCGGCAGCGAGGGCAAGGGCCTGTCGCGACTGGTCACGGAGACGTGCGACGCGGTCGTCTCGGTGCCGATCAGCTCCGACGTCGAGTCGCTCAACGCCGGGATCGCGACGAGCGTCGCCCTCTACGAGGTGTCGAAGCTGCGTGCGGAGGCCGCGGCCCGGCGCTGA
- the cysS gene encoding cysteine--tRNA ligase, whose amino-acid sequence MTVRLYDSRAQGLVDLDPRVEGEVGMYVCGPTVQSSPHIGHLRSALVYDLWRRWLSYRGYKVTLVRNVTDIDDKVLVNAAQSGEEWWALAYRYELEFTDGYRRLGILAPTYEPRATASVDRMQELIARLIERGHAYPAADGSGDVYFDTGSWPAYGELTRQDPSDMVAAADADPRAKRDPRDFALWKGRKPEEPASASWSSPWGDGRPGWHIECSAMSERYLGGEFDIHGGGLDLRFPHHENELAQSGAAGHAFARHWVHNGLVNVNGQKMSKSLGNSIYAADFLGMAAPLVIRYYLGAAHYRSTIDYHDGALEEAEAALDRIEQFLLRAARRLDGTRFASVGAPVVPDAFAEAMDDDLSVPQALGVLHERVREGNVALDSEDLDEAAHARGEVTAMLQVLGMDPLAPEWAGATDDATARALGTLVEQLIADRENLRAARDFAGADRIRDHLAGAGVVVEDSPTGSHWRIDG is encoded by the coding sequence GTGACCGTCCGGCTGTATGACTCGCGTGCCCAGGGCCTCGTCGACCTCGATCCCCGTGTCGAGGGCGAAGTGGGCATGTACGTGTGCGGACCCACCGTGCAGTCCTCCCCGCATATCGGTCACCTGCGCAGTGCGCTCGTCTACGACCTGTGGCGACGCTGGCTCTCGTACCGCGGTTACAAGGTGACCCTCGTGCGCAACGTCACCGACATCGACGACAAGGTGCTCGTCAACGCCGCGCAGAGCGGCGAGGAGTGGTGGGCGCTGGCCTACCGGTACGAGCTCGAGTTCACCGACGGCTACCGCCGGCTCGGCATCCTCGCCCCCACCTACGAGCCGCGGGCGACGGCGAGCGTCGACCGCATGCAGGAGCTCATCGCCCGACTCATCGAGCGCGGTCACGCGTATCCGGCCGCGGACGGCTCGGGAGACGTGTACTTCGACACCGGATCGTGGCCCGCCTACGGTGAACTGACCCGGCAGGACCCCTCCGACATGGTCGCGGCAGCCGATGCCGATCCGCGTGCCAAGCGCGACCCCCGCGACTTCGCCCTGTGGAAGGGCCGCAAGCCCGAGGAGCCGGCGTCGGCCTCGTGGTCGTCGCCGTGGGGTGACGGTCGCCCGGGCTGGCACATCGAGTGCTCGGCCATGAGCGAGCGCTACCTCGGCGGCGAGTTCGACATCCACGGCGGCGGTCTCGACCTGCGGTTCCCGCATCACGAGAACGAACTCGCGCAGTCCGGGGCGGCCGGGCACGCGTTCGCCCGGCACTGGGTGCACAACGGCCTCGTCAACGTGAACGGGCAGAAGATGTCGAAGTCGCTCGGCAACTCGATCTACGCGGCCGATTTCCTCGGCATGGCCGCACCGCTCGTCATCCGCTACTACCTCGGTGCCGCGCACTACCGTTCCACGATCGACTACCACGACGGTGCGCTCGAAGAGGCGGAGGCGGCCCTCGACCGCATCGAGCAGTTCCTGCTGCGGGCGGCGCGCCGGCTCGACGGCACGCGCTTCGCGTCGGTCGGCGCCCCTGTCGTGCCCGACGCGTTCGCCGAGGCGATGGACGACGACCTCTCCGTTCCGCAGGCGCTCGGCGTGCTGCACGAACGGGTGCGCGAGGGCAACGTGGCCCTCGACTCCGAGGATCTCGACGAGGCCGCGCACGCGCGCGGTGAGGTCACGGCGATGCTGCAGGTGCTCGGCATGGACCCGCTCGCACCCGAGTGGGCGGGCGCAACGGATGACGCGACCGCCCGCGCCCTGGGCACACTCGTCGAACAGCTCATCGCCGACCGCGAGAACCTGCGCGCCGCACGCGATTTCGCGGGTGCCGACCGCATCCGAGACCACCTCGCCGGCGCCGGTGTCGTCGTGGAGGACTCACCGACCGGATCTCACTGGAGGATCGATGGCTAA
- a CDS encoding DUF4032 domain-containing protein encodes MAGSLNITSATVDPGLLDLPWNLPLELWPDEVIAALPKGISRHLVRFVHLGGYVVAIKETTQELAAREYDMLRTLQRLDIPCVDPVAVITNRTDDEGTPLDPVLVTRHLKFSLPYRALYSQTLRPETATRLVDALALLLVRLHIAGFFWGDVSLSNTLFRRDAGAFAAYLVDAETGQLYDGGLSNGQRENDLEIARVNIAGELLDLEAGNRLDEALDPVEVSSRIVAQYRMLWRELTGAEKFDQSERWRIAQRVERLNDLGFDIEELAIRTDDAGTTVHIQPKVVDAGHHSRRLLRLTGLDAGENQARRLLNDLDSYRASSRRKDVDEEVIAHEWLARVFEPITRAIPRDLTRKLEPAEVFHQLLDHRWYMSQNEGRDVPLSEALTSYIDTVLRHRRDEVTVIDPPTGAITLPTDIVDEDDWRAKV; translated from the coding sequence ATGGCTGGTTCACTCAACATCACGTCGGCGACGGTCGACCCGGGGCTGCTCGACCTGCCCTGGAACCTGCCGCTCGAGTTGTGGCCCGACGAGGTCATCGCGGCACTGCCCAAGGGCATCTCGCGGCACCTCGTGCGCTTCGTGCACCTCGGCGGGTACGTCGTCGCGATCAAGGAGACGACCCAGGAGCTCGCCGCCCGCGAGTACGACATGCTGCGTACGCTGCAGCGCCTCGACATCCCGTGCGTCGACCCGGTCGCCGTCATCACGAACCGCACCGACGACGAGGGCACCCCGCTCGACCCGGTGCTCGTGACCCGGCACTTGAAGTTCTCGCTCCCCTACCGCGCGCTCTACTCGCAGACCCTGCGCCCCGAGACGGCGACCCGACTGGTCGATGCCCTCGCGTTGCTGCTCGTGCGCCTGCACATCGCCGGGTTCTTCTGGGGAGACGTGTCGCTGTCGAACACCCTCTTCCGCCGCGACGCGGGTGCCTTCGCCGCCTACCTCGTCGACGCGGAGACGGGGCAGCTGTACGACGGCGGACTCTCGAACGGGCAGCGTGAGAACGACCTCGAGATCGCTCGCGTGAACATCGCCGGCGAGCTGCTCGACCTCGAGGCGGGCAACCGCCTCGACGAGGCCCTCGACCCGGTCGAGGTGAGCAGCCGCATCGTCGCCCAGTACCGGATGCTCTGGCGCGAGCTCACCGGAGCCGAGAAGTTCGACCAATCCGAGCGGTGGCGCATCGCGCAGCGCGTCGAGCGGTTGAACGACCTCGGCTTCGACATCGAGGAACTCGCCATCCGCACCGACGACGCGGGTACGACCGTGCACATCCAGCCGAAGGTCGTCGACGCCGGCCACCATTCGCGCCGGCTGCTGCGACTCACGGGCCTCGATGCGGGCGAGAACCAGGCGCGCCGTCTGCTCAACGACCTCGACTCCTACCGGGCGAGCTCACGCCGGAAGGACGTCGACGAGGAGGTGATCGCGCACGAGTGGCTCGCCCGCGTGTTCGAGCCGATCACCCGCGCGATCCCCCGCGACCTGACCCGCAAGCTCGAGCCGGCGGAAGTCTTCCATCAGCTGCTCGACCACCGCTGGTACATGTCGCAGAACGAGGGCCGCGACGTGCCCCTCTCGGAGGCGCTCACCTCGTACATCGACACGGTGCTGCGGCACCGTCGCGACGAGGTGACCGTGATCGACCCGCCGACGGGCGCGATCACCCTCCCGACCGACATCGTCGACGAGGACGACTGGCGCGCGAAGGTCTGA
- the ispD gene encoding 2-C-methyl-D-erythritol 4-phosphate cytidylyltransferase: MGEPEHPDEPALGIIIVAAGSGTRLGRREPKAFVSLAGRSILAHALEGVLQLAEPARIVIVAPRSRLDAADAVVAQVAGAARGYVSVVSGGESRQASVAAGLAALGEAPRVVLVHDAARCLTPTDAIQRVVDAVRETGAGVIPVQPVADTIKRVDPAGAVLGTVDRSELVHVQTPQGFPRELIVDAYARAEREHTDDAALVAAAGYPVTTVAGDDAAFKITTPWDLRRAETMLRRPVGIRTGIGIDVHAYDDADPLWLGGLHWPDEPGLAGHSDGDAVSHAICDALLSAAGLGDIGSRFGTSDERYRKAHGDVFLRATVDLVNSAGLRIGNVAVQIVGNRPRLASRRAEMERRLTDLVGAPVSVSATTSDGLGFTGRGEGLTAVATALVLDRDDR; the protein is encoded by the coding sequence GTGGGCGAGCCGGAGCATCCTGACGAGCCTGCGCTCGGCATCATCATCGTCGCCGCGGGGAGCGGCACCCGTCTCGGGCGCCGCGAACCGAAGGCGTTCGTGTCCCTCGCGGGACGCAGCATCCTCGCGCACGCGCTCGAGGGCGTGCTGCAGTTGGCGGAACCGGCGCGCATCGTGATCGTCGCGCCCCGCAGCAGGCTCGACGCGGCGGATGCGGTGGTCGCGCAGGTCGCAGGCGCCGCCCGCGGGTACGTCTCGGTCGTGTCGGGGGGCGAGAGCCGCCAGGCGTCCGTCGCGGCGGGTCTCGCCGCGCTCGGGGAGGCGCCGCGCGTCGTCCTCGTGCACGATGCCGCCCGCTGCCTCACGCCGACCGACGCGATCCAGCGGGTCGTGGATGCGGTCCGCGAGACCGGCGCAGGGGTGATCCCGGTCCAGCCGGTGGCCGACACCATCAAGCGCGTCGACCCGGCGGGGGCGGTGCTCGGTACCGTCGACCGGTCGGAGCTCGTGCACGTGCAGACGCCGCAGGGTTTCCCCCGCGAGCTGATCGTCGACGCCTACGCGCGCGCCGAGCGGGAGCACACCGACGACGCGGCACTCGTGGCCGCCGCCGGCTACCCGGTGACGACCGTCGCCGGCGATGACGCGGCCTTCAAGATCACGACGCCGTGGGACCTGCGCCGCGCCGAGACGATGCTGCGACGCCCGGTCGGCATCCGCACCGGCATCGGCATCGACGTGCACGCGTACGACGACGCCGACCCGCTCTGGCTCGGCGGTCTGCACTGGCCGGATGAGCCCGGGCTCGCGGGTCACAGCGACGGCGACGCGGTGTCGCACGCGATCTGCGACGCCCTGCTCTCCGCGGCCGGGCTCGGCGACATCGGCAGCAGGTTCGGCACCTCGGACGAGCGCTACCGGAAGGCGCACGGCGATGTGTTCCTGCGGGCGACGGTCGACCTCGTGAATTCCGCCGGGCTGCGCATCGGCAACGTCGCGGTGCAGATCGTGGGCAACCGGCCCCGCCTCGCGTCACGACGTGCGGAGATGGAGCGCCGGCTCACCGACCTCGTCGGGGCGCCGGTGAGCGTGTCGGCGACGACCTCCGACGGCCTCGGCTTCACCGGTCGCGGCGAGGGACTCACCGCCGTCGCGACCGCGCTCGTGCTCGATCGCGACGACCGCTGA